AGCAAGACCTGCGTTGACTTTTTGTATGAACGAAACGTTATGCGGCACAAAGACAAAATGCGGATGCCGGGACCAGAGCGCCCGCAGCCGCCGGTCTAGTGCAAGTGCATCTTTGAGCGATTCTATGCGCGATGGGTTGCCGCCCTCAATCGAGATACCTCCAACGGCGGCCGTTTCAAAGAAGATTACGGCATCGTATCGGCGTAGCTCCTCGTCGAGCGTCGTGCCCACGTGCTCAAAAAAACCGTCATTTTCATCGGGCCAGTACGCGGCGCCATCAACCGTGCCACGGTCGCAGAGCAGAACCCGGCTTTTGTA
The sequence above is a segment of the Turneriella parva DSM 21527 genome. Coding sequences within it:
- a CDS encoding AAA family ATPase — its product is MADRSFRVVLTGGPGGGKTTAADLYRREIGEGVVIVPEAATLLYTGGFPRTGESGVRKATQRAIYHVQKNLEEAQAAHYKSRVLLCDRGTVDGAAYWPDENDGFFEHVGTTLDEELRRYDAVIFFETAAVGGISIEGGNPSRIESLKDALALDRRLRALWSRHPHFVFVPHNVSFIQKVNAGLAELASLVASYQNRAR